AAAGCAGTATGAAAAAACGGTGAATTTGTATTTTTTCCCCAAAGAAAATGGGGAGCCCTTATTTCCAAAATATGAATCTGTTTTTAAAAAAAGTAATATGGGGAAAAGTTGTCTACGTTTGAAAAATTTGAATGCTGAAAAAATTGCAGCTATTCGTGCGCTCTTGAAAAAAGTGTGAGAGTAATTGATTGGGATAAAAAAGCACAGCTCCTGCATATTAAAGATGCAGGAGCTGTGCTTTTTTATCCAATATTGGCTAGACCAAATGTCTCGTGTCAAAGTGACAACAGCAAAAAATTGAAAACAACAAATTGCAAGGCTGTCTTCATGCTAAAAGGAAAGACAAGTACATCTTGCTTTTTTATTCTCGAATTTGACCGTCACCATAGATAATATATTTAGTAGATGTTAATTCTTCCAAACCCATTGGTCCGCGAGCGTGTAATTTTTGTGTGGAAATGCCAATTTCTGCTCCAAAACCAAAAACAAAACCGTCGGTAAAACGAGTCGAGGCATTTACATATACAGCAGCTGCATCTACTTCTTTTAAAAATTTTTGGCTCGCGAAATAATTGTCTGTAATGATCGCTTCAGAATGTTTGGTATTGTAACGATTAATATGGGCAATGGCTTCTTCTATGGAAGCGACTACTTTGACTGCCATGATATAATCCAGATATTCTGTTGACCAATCTTCTTTTGTTGCGGCAATTGCGTCTGGCAAGTAAACAATCGCCTTTTCATCTGCGTGAAATTCCACCTTATGTTCGGCTAACTTAGTTGCAATTTTGGGTAAAAATTCAGCAGCAACATCTTCATGTATTAATAAAGTTTCAGCAGCATTGCACACAGAAGGCCGTTGTGTTTTGGCATTATCGGTAATGTTAATCGCCATTTCCAATTGCGCATCTTTATCAATGTAGATGTGATTGTTTCCTGTGCCGGTTTCAATTACGGGGACTGTCGCCGTTTCTTTGACACGTTGAATTAAACTTGCACCGCCACGAGGAATTAAAACGTCTAAGTATTCGGTCAAGCGCATCATTTGATTTGCTACATCGTGACTTGTATCGGCTACAAATTGAATCGCATTTTCGCAAACACCCGCTGTAGTTAAGGCATTTTGCAGTACACGAACTAAAATTTGATTGGAGTAAAATGCTTCTTTACCGCCGCGCAAAATAACGGCGTTGCCAGTTTTGAAACACAAGCTGGCTGCATCAGTGGTTACGTTTGGCCGCGATTCATAAATAATACCGATGACCCCCAATGGAACTTTTTGCCGTCCAATCAGTAAACCATCCGTATTTTTCCACATCTTTTCTACTTCCCCAATAGGATCAGCTAATTGAATCACCTGACGGATACCGTAAGCCATAGCGTCAACACGTTGCCCTGTTAGGCGCAAGCGATCTTGCATCACTTCGGAGATACCATTTTGGCGCGCATTGTTTAAATCTTTTTGGTTGGCAGCTAAAATATCGTCTTTATTAGTTAAAAGTGCTCGCGCCATTAATTCTAATAATTCGTTTTTGCGCGTTGTGGACAAAAGTGCTAATTGCTGTGCACTTTTTTTAGCTTGTTGCCCTAACTGAATTAAATCAAACATGTTTTTCCTCCTTGTAAAATTTTTGAGTAGTAACAGTTTCTTAGCAAAGTTGGAAATAGTAACTAAAAATTTTTTGCTTTTTTGTGTCAATAGCAATGGCATTGCTTATTGAGTTGATTGCCATTATTATAGATTCTTTCCACTAAAATGCGAGTAAAATTACTCAGCAGTTTAAATATGTCGATGAAAAGATACAGTGGGGGTTTCTTTAGTTTATCAAATTGTCTTCATGATGATTTAGGCGGGACCGCAAAAAAGAGTACCAATTTGTTTACCAGCTAAAATGTCAAAAATGACTTGTGGCTGTTGTCCGTTGGCTAAGACCATGGCACTTTCAGTAGCTAAAATTCGCTGGGCGGCATTTAATTTACTAATCATACCACCAGTGCCGTATTTTGAGCCTTTGTCGCCAGCAAAATCCCAAATTTCTGGCGTGATTTCGTGAATGGCGTGAAATAAAATCGCGTTTTTATTTTTAGCAGGATTACCCGAATAAAAACCATCAATGTCAGATAACATCACCAACAAATCACCTTGAACGAGTTGCGTGACAATAGCGGACAATTGGTCGTTATCACCAAACTTGGTTTGATGATCCAATTCATCAATGGCTACCGTATCATTTTCATTGATGATAGGGATTATTCCCATCTCTAGCAATTGTTCCAAAGTATTGACCACATTTTTACGGCTTTCCGGAAATTCAACAATATCGCGAGTTAGTAGTACTTGTGCAGTCTGCTGACTGTAGGTCAAAAAACGTTGATTGTAAATATTCATCAATTCTGCTTGACCGACGGCAGCGACAGCTTGTTGGGCAGGAATGGTGGCTGGACGTTCGTTAAGGTGAAGCTTATTCATCCCCACACCAATTGCACCAGAAGAAACCAAGACGACTTCTTTGCCTCTATTTTTTAAATCAGTTAAAACAAAAGCTAGTTGATCAATTCCAGCTAAATTAATGTTGCCATTAGGGTAAATAAGAGAGCTGGTACCGATTTTAATGACAATTCGCTGTGCTGCTTTTAAAAATTCACGTTCCATATTCTGACTCCTCATTAAATTTTGGCTAGGCCCGTAAAGAAAAGTATTTTCTAGCTGTATATTGGAAAATTATGCCTGTTTTTTACAAAATACTTAATTTACCGTTAGTTTCATTCATTGTACTTTGTTTTGTTGAAATTTTCACCTGTTGTTTAGGAAAAGACGGTCTGTCTTAGCGCCGCTATTTTTTCTCTGATGGAAGACATGTTTTTGTGGGCTTAAAAATGCGACTTTTACCAGTAAAAAATAAGAAAGAAATAAGTTTAGGCGCGGAATTTTGAAGATTGTATGGAATTTGCGAAATTTTTCGTATTATTGTTTTGAATTCATAAAAAAAAGCGCTAATTATGCTAAAATAGCGTTATGTAAAATAAGTAGATTTTCAATTGTGAAAAGCTTTTCTTTGCATTTGTAAAAGCTAAAAAATTATTTTTCATTTGATTGTAATTTTAGGAGGTACTCACTTGCGTACACGAGGTTTTGAAGTAGTTTCACATTTTTTAGATCAAGATATTTCCTTACCAAAGCGGGCGACCAATCATGCTGCAGGTTATGATTTTGAAGCAGCCCAAGACATTGTAATTCCAAGCATTTGGCAAGAAGGCGTAATAACAGGGCTAAAAGCCTTGAAAGCTGCTAAAGATGGCGGTAAATTCTTAAAACCAGTTTTAGTTCCGACTGGGATTAAAGCTTACATGGGACAAGAAGAATTTTTGCAATTAGCTAATCGCTCCAGCAATCCGTTAAAACGTTTCTTGGTGTTAACCAATGGGGTGGGCGTCATTGATAGTGATTATTATAATAATGCCGATAACGAAGGGCATATCATGTTTCAGTTCACTAACTTTGGTTTAACAGATGTGATAATAAAAAAAGGCGAGCGAATTGGGCAGGGAATTTTCTTACCATTTCTAAAATCAGATCAAGACAGTACTAGTGCTGTGCGCACGGGTGGTTTTGGTTCGTCAAACAAATAAAAAAGACACGTTTAGTACAGCGGGATAATGCTTTTGATGTGCTAAAATAAAATGGAGGGATGGTTTGTGGCTAAAAAGCCTAAAGTCCAATTTGAATGTCAACATTGTGGCTATATCTCACCAAAATATCTCGGTAAATGTCCCAACTGTGGAAGTTGGAATGCGATGGTAGAAGTGGTTATTCAAGACACAACGGATCGCCGTGTACGTACTAGTTTAACTGGTGAGAAAACGAGACCCACGAAAATCGCCGATGTTGTCCCCAAAAAAGAACCACGGGTCAAAACAAAATTAGCAGAATTAAACCGCGTTTTAGGTGGTGGCGTTGTCCCTGGCTCGATGGTATTAATCGGCGGGGACCCTGGTATTGGGAAATCGACCTTGCTTTTGCAAGTTTCGCAACAATTGGCAGAATCTGGTGGGAAAGTGTTATACGTCTCTGGTGAAGAAAGCGCGGAACAAATCAAAATGCGGGCCGAACGTTTAGGTTCCATTCAAACGGAATTTTATTTGTACGCCGAAACGGACATGCACGAAATTTCTCGCGCCATTGAAAATCTGGCACCAGATTATGTCATTATTGACTCGATTCAAACTATGACTCAGCCAGATATTACGAGTGTTGCCGGTAGTGTTTCACAAGTGCGTGAAACGACTGCTGAGTTGTTAAAAATTGCTAAGTCCAACGGCATCGCCATCTTTATTGTCGGTCATGTGACAAAAGAAGGTTCCATTGCAGGACCTAGGATGTTAGAGCATATGGTGGATACGGTGTTGTATTTTGAAGGTGAAAAACACCATACTTTCCGTATTTTACGTGCTGTAAAAAACCGTTTTGGTTCTACGAATGAAATTGGTATTTTTGAAATGCATGAAGATGGGTTGCATGAAGTTTTAAATCCTTCGCAGGTTTTTTTGGAGGAACGTTTGGCCGGTGCAACTGGCTCTGCTATTGTAGTTGCGATGGAGGGTAGTCGCCCAATTTTAGTTGAAATTCAAGCCCTCGTTACCCCGACGATGTTTGGTAATGCCAAACGCACCACCACAGGACTTGATTTTAATCGGGTATCACTCATTATGGCAGTTTTGGAAAAACGCGCCGGTTTGCTGTTACAAAATCAAGATGCCTACTTAAAGGCAGCAGGCGGTGTGAAATTAAATGAGCCCGCGATTGATTTGGCCGTTGCAGTGGCAATTGCTTCTAGCTATAAAGAAAAAGGAACTAGTCCCACGGAATGTTTTATTGGTGAAATTGGTTTAACCGGTGAGATTAGACGGGTTTCAAACATTGAACAGCGGGTCAAAGAAGTACAAAAATTGGGTTTTACCAAAGTTTATCTGCCCAAAAATAATTTAAGTGGCTGGGATGCACCAAAAGGTATTCACGTTGTTGGTGTGGCAACGCTAGCAGAAACATTAAAAAAAGTTTTTAATTAAAATACCCAGTAAAACCATCACTTTCTTGTCAAAAGACAAGAAAAGTATACCAAGGTTGAAAAGATGAGATTGTCTAGGCGTGTTGTTTGCGGCGCTTGTTGGCCTTATCTTTTCCACTTGGTGATAAAAATCGGAGGAGTTTTGTTATGCAACGACGGATCATTGTTTTATTAATGGTCGTAGCCGGTGCAAGTTTGGGAGCTACATTTTTACCCATGGCATGGCGTACGATCCAAGTGGCCGACAACCAGTGGCTAAACAATCCCTTTACCAACATTTTGATTGGCGCAATTATTTTCTTTTTATTCGCGTTGGTATTGGAACGGTATATTTCAGCTGGTTTGTCTTATATTGAGAAAAAATTAAGTGAAATTAGTTTAACGTATCTACTTTTTGGTGCAATTGGAACTATTATCGGATTAATGATTGGGATGATTATTTCTATTCCCTTGTACAATTTGAATATTCCGTTTGTGACTAGTTTTTTACCTTTTTTTGTTATGATTTTACTTGGTTATTTTGGCTTTCAAGTAGGTGTTACGCGAATTGAAGAGTGGAAGAAAATATTTACACCAAAATCTAAAAAAACAGAAGAAACACAGCAGCAAATTTTAGAACGTAAAGCTGGAGATACTTTCCATCGCTATAAAATTTTGGACACCAGTGTTATTATCGATGGACGTGTGTATGACATTGCTAAAACTGGTTTTTTAGAAGGAACGTTGTTAATTCCTAACTTTGTTTTATATGAATTGCAATACATTGCTGACTCCGGTGATAGTCTAAAACGTGTTCGTGGACGACGTGGATTAGATATTTTAAACGCCCTCCAAAAAGAAGAGGATATCTCAGTTGAGATGTATGATGGTGATTTTGAAGATATTCAAGAAGTCGACAGTAAGCTGATTAAATTGGCAAAACTTTTGGATGGTGTTGTAGTGACAAATGATTACAACTTAAACAAAGTAGCCGAGTTTCAAAACGTTCCAGTTTTAAATATCAATGCTTTGGCTAATGCAGTGAAACCAGTAGTCATTCCTGGAGAGACGATGGATGTTTTGTTGGTTAAAGCTGGTACAGAACGCCAACAAGGTGTCGCATATTTGGATGACGGGACAATGGTTGTAGTAGAAGATGGGCAGCATTATATGAATGAACGAATCAAAGTCGTCGTCACAAGTGCGTTGCAAACTGCTGCCGGCCGAATGATTTTTGCAAAACCTGCTCACTCTGGTCGTGGAATTGATGATGTAAAACCAGAAAATGCAGAAGACTTGTCCGTTGCATCAGACACAAACAACTCCATGCAAAATAATGGCAATCAAAGTCAAAATAATCAAAACGGCAATCAAAAAAA
The genomic region above belongs to Enterococcus saigonensis and contains:
- a CDS encoding glutamate-5-semialdehyde dehydrogenase is translated as MFDLIQLGQQAKKSAQQLALLSTTRKNELLELMARALLTNKDDILAANQKDLNNARQNGISEVMQDRLRLTGQRVDAMAYGIRQVIQLADPIGEVEKMWKNTDGLLIGRQKVPLGVIGIIYESRPNVTTDAASLCFKTGNAVILRGGKEAFYSNQILVRVLQNALTTAGVCENAIQFVADTSHDVANQMMRLTEYLDVLIPRGGASLIQRVKETATVPVIETGTGNNHIYIDKDAQLEMAINITDNAKTQRPSVCNAAETLLIHEDVAAEFLPKIATKLAEHKVEFHADEKAIVYLPDAIAATKEDWSTEYLDYIMAVKVVASIEEAIAHINRYNTKHSEAIITDNYFASQKFLKEVDAAAVYVNASTRFTDGFVFGFGAEIGISTQKLHARGPMGLEELTSTKYIIYGDGQIRE
- the proB gene encoding glutamate 5-kinase, coding for MEREFLKAAQRIVIKIGTSSLIYPNGNINLAGIDQLAFVLTDLKNRGKEVVLVSSGAIGVGMNKLHLNERPATIPAQQAVAAVGQAELMNIYNQRFLTYSQQTAQVLLTRDIVEFPESRKNVVNTLEQLLEMGIIPIINENDTVAIDELDHQTKFGDNDQLSAIVTQLVQGDLLVMLSDIDGFYSGNPAKNKNAILFHAIHEITPEIWDFAGDKGSKYGTGGMISKLNAAQRILATESAMVLANGQQPQVIFDILAGKQIGTLFCGPA
- a CDS encoding dCTP deaminase/dUTPase family protein, with protein sequence MRTRGFEVVSHFLDQDISLPKRATNHAAGYDFEAAQDIVIPSIWQEGVITGLKALKAAKDGGKFLKPVLVPTGIKAYMGQEEFLQLANRSSNPLKRFLVLTNGVGVIDSDYYNNADNEGHIMFQFTNFGLTDVIIKKGERIGQGIFLPFLKSDQDSTSAVRTGGFGSSNK
- the radA gene encoding DNA repair protein RadA — encoded protein: MAKKPKVQFECQHCGYISPKYLGKCPNCGSWNAMVEVVIQDTTDRRVRTSLTGEKTRPTKIADVVPKKEPRVKTKLAELNRVLGGGVVPGSMVLIGGDPGIGKSTLLLQVSQQLAESGGKVLYVSGEESAEQIKMRAERLGSIQTEFYLYAETDMHEISRAIENLAPDYVIIDSIQTMTQPDITSVAGSVSQVRETTAELLKIAKSNGIAIFIVGHVTKEGSIAGPRMLEHMVDTVLYFEGEKHHTFRILRAVKNRFGSTNEIGIFEMHEDGLHEVLNPSQVFLEERLAGATGSAIVVAMEGSRPILVEIQALVTPTMFGNAKRTTTGLDFNRVSLIMAVLEKRAGLLLQNQDAYLKAAGGVKLNEPAIDLAVAVAIASSYKEKGTSPTECFIGEIGLTGEIRRVSNIEQRVKEVQKLGFTKVYLPKNNLSGWDAPKGIHVVGVATLAETLKKVFN
- a CDS encoding PIN/TRAM domain-containing protein; translated protein: MQRRIIVLLMVVAGASLGATFLPMAWRTIQVADNQWLNNPFTNILIGAIIFFLFALVLERYISAGLSYIEKKLSEISLTYLLFGAIGTIIGLMIGMIISIPLYNLNIPFVTSFLPFFVMILLGYFGFQVGVTRIEEWKKIFTPKSKKTEETQQQILERKAGDTFHRYKILDTSVIIDGRVYDIAKTGFLEGTLLIPNFVLYELQYIADSGDSLKRVRGRRGLDILNALQKEEDISVEMYDGDFEDIQEVDSKLIKLAKLLDGVVVTNDYNLNKVAEFQNVPVLNINALANAVKPVVIPGETMDVLLVKAGTERQQGVAYLDDGTMVVVEDGQHYMNERIKVVVTSALQTAAGRMIFAKPAHSGRGIDDVKPENAEDLSVASDTNNSMQNNGNQSQNNQNGNQKNRNKGRKNA